A region from the Salicibibacter cibarius genome encodes:
- a CDS encoding ABC transporter permease, with protein MFTAIFGSIELGLIYGIMALGVYLSFRVLNFPDLTVDGSFVTGGAVAAVMIVSGYSAIVATIAALIAGFIAGCVTGTLHAKGKINPLLSGILMMIALYSINLRIMGNSPNISLMNDNTIISMFSDYWAGLPIDGWVNGALAAVGIPFAPSTWAVLLLAILIVILIKAFTDYFLKTEVGLAVRATGDNPDMIRSLSANTDRLKILGLGISNGFVALSGAIVTQYSSFADVNMGIGMIIIGLASVIIGEAIFGKGSVFKITLAVICGAVIYRMVVALALRVDFLETGDMQLITAVIVVGALVIPKMLENQKDRRRRSRKARQLKQEFEGGSGSASTKSDL; from the coding sequence ATGTTCACCGCCATCTTTGGCTCGATTGAACTTGGACTTATTTATGGCATTATGGCTCTTGGCGTGTATTTGTCGTTTCGGGTACTCAATTTTCCGGATTTAACCGTGGACGGAAGTTTTGTCACCGGTGGTGCGGTCGCGGCGGTTATGATTGTGTCGGGATATTCGGCGATTGTGGCGACAATAGCCGCGCTGATCGCCGGATTTATCGCCGGCTGCGTAACGGGAACTTTGCATGCCAAAGGGAAAATCAATCCGTTGTTGTCGGGGATTTTAATGATGATCGCGTTGTATTCCATTAACTTGCGGATCATGGGAAACAGCCCGAACATTTCCTTGATGAATGACAACACGATTATTTCCATGTTTTCTGATTATTGGGCTGGCCTCCCGATCGATGGTTGGGTCAATGGCGCTTTGGCCGCGGTTGGTATTCCATTTGCCCCATCGACGTGGGCAGTGCTATTACTAGCCATTCTGATCGTCATCCTTATAAAAGCGTTTACGGATTATTTTTTAAAAACAGAAGTGGGTCTCGCGGTGCGGGCGACAGGGGACAATCCCGACATGATTCGCAGCCTGTCGGCCAATACGGATCGATTAAAAATATTGGGACTCGGCATTTCCAACGGCTTTGTCGCGCTCTCGGGGGCTATTGTGACCCAATATAGCAGCTTTGCCGATGTGAACATGGGGATCGGGATGATCATTATCGGGCTTGCTTCTGTCATCATCGGGGAAGCGATCTTTGGAAAAGGATCTGTTTTTAAAATTACGCTCGCCGTGATTTGTGGTGCTGTTATCTACCGCATGGTAGTGGCGCTTGCCCTTCGGGTTGATTTTCTGGAGACCGGCGATATGCAGTTAATTACCGCGGTGATCGTGGTCGGTGCCCTCGTCATTCCGAAAATGCTCGAAAATCAAAAAGACCGCAGGCGAAGATCCCGCAAAGCGCGCCAATTGAAACAGGAATTTGAAGGAGGGAGCGGTTCTGCTTCGACTAAGTCAGATCTATAA
- a CDS encoding ABC transporter ATP-binding protein — protein sequence MLRLSQIYKVFNEGTVDEKTALEDANLTLAPGDFVTVIGSNGAGKSTLMNMISGKLTPDVGVVEIDSRNVTKLAEYERSMFIGRVFQDPMAGTAPSMTIEENMSMAYSRTKKRSAFAVGVTKKRRTYFKEKLATLGLGLEDRLTAKVGFLSGGERQALSLLMATFTTPSILLLDEHTAALDPSRAELITGITKDIVEGTGLTTLMVTHNMQQALDLGNRLIMMDKGKIIFEASGEEKQALTIEQLLNEFQKIRGEQLANDRAVLG from the coding sequence CTGCTTCGACTAAGTCAGATCTATAAAGTGTTTAACGAAGGAACGGTCGATGAAAAGACCGCTCTCGAGGACGCTAATCTTACCCTTGCGCCGGGGGATTTTGTAACGGTGATCGGCAGTAACGGGGCCGGAAAATCAACGCTCATGAATATGATTTCGGGAAAATTGACTCCGGATGTCGGTGTCGTGGAGATTGACAGTCGAAATGTGACGAAACTCGCCGAATACGAACGTTCGATGTTTATCGGCAGGGTTTTTCAAGACCCCATGGCCGGCACGGCACCATCGATGACGATTGAAGAGAATATGTCGATGGCCTATAGCCGTACGAAAAAACGCTCCGCGTTCGCTGTTGGCGTTACGAAAAAAAGAAGGACGTATTTTAAGGAAAAATTAGCGACTCTTGGCCTCGGTCTGGAAGACCGGCTGACGGCGAAGGTCGGTTTCCTCTCCGGCGGGGAACGCCAGGCGTTGTCTTTGCTGATGGCAACGTTCACAACGCCTTCGATTCTGTTGCTTGATGAGCATACCGCCGCTTTGGATCCGTCGCGCGCGGAACTGATCACCGGTATCACAAAAGACATCGTTGAAGGTACCGGTTTGACGACGCTAATGGTGACGCACAATATGCAGCAAGCGTTGGATCTTGGCAACCGCTTAATCATGATGGATAAGGGAAAGATTATTTTTGAAGCCTCCGGTGAAGAAAAGCAGGCGCTCACGATCGAGCAGCTGCTTAACGAATTTCAGAAGATCCGCGGGGAACAGCTCGCGAATGACCGTGCGGTGCTGGGGTAA
- a CDS encoding SDR family NAD(P)-dependent oxidoreductase, with protein MKLKEKVAVVTGAGSGVGRAIAQRFAREGAKVVVSDMDIDAAKETLSGIEARSWVAFAHRADITREEDVEHLIDAAIEHFGTFDILVNNAGIMDNMVPAAEITDELWHRILDVNTTGMMRTIRTALPIFMKKKQGVIINMAPSASLQESRAGLADTASTYAVFGMTKNVGFQYANEGIRCNTIAHGKGNADEAAGIALFLASEDALLVNGEVIRADAGWLAY; from the coding sequence ATGAAATTGAAGGAAAAAGTCGCGGTCGTCACCGGTGCCGGTTCAGGCGTCGGACGAGCCATTGCTCAGCGATTCGCTCGGGAAGGGGCGAAAGTCGTTGTTTCTGACATGGATATCGACGCTGCAAAAGAAACTTTGTCGGGCATTGAGGCGCGGAGCTGGGTAGCATTTGCACATCGGGCTGACATCACGCGGGAAGAGGATGTTGAGCATTTGATTGACGCCGCGATTGAACATTTCGGCACGTTTGATATTCTCGTTAATAACGCGGGGATAATGGACAATATGGTGCCAGCCGCGGAAATAACCGACGAACTCTGGCACCGGATTCTCGATGTCAACACGACCGGTATGATGCGCACGATTCGCACAGCCCTTCCTATTTTTATGAAAAAGAAACAAGGCGTGATCATCAATATGGCACCTTCAGCGAGTCTCCAAGAATCGCGCGCAGGATTGGCTGATACGGCTTCCACGTACGCGGTGTTTGGCATGACAAAAAACGTCGGTTTCCAATACGCGAATGAGGGGATTCGTTGCAACACGATTGCACACGGCAAGGGGAATGCGGATGAAGCGGCCGGGATCGCGCTCTTTCTCGCTTCCGAAGATGCCTTGTTAGTGAATGGCGAAGTGATTCGTGCTGACGCGGGATGGTTGGCGTACTGA
- a CDS encoding 2-hydroxyacid dehydrogenase — protein MRKIYVTRKLPEDIESRLAEHFDVRSWDEEDTPVPRETLLEEIKDVDGLFCMITEKIDEEVLQAAKQLKLVANMAVGHNNIDVETATANGITVTNTPDVLTETTADLAFALLMASARRLVETSDTLRKGEWGAWSPMQFTGQDVFGATLGIVGLGRIGEAVVKRAKGFEMDVLYYSRTRKIDKESQLDIAYAELDRLLEKADFVMLLLPYSSESHHLIGERELALMKENAILINASRGGIVDENALYDALANGGIWGAGLDVYEQEPVPADHPLLTLSNVTPVPHIGSASVKTRRAMADLAADNLIQVLNGKEAVTPVNLPK, from the coding sequence ATCCGCAAAATCTATGTGACTCGAAAATTGCCGGAAGATATTGAGTCGCGGCTCGCCGAACATTTTGATGTACGGTCTTGGGACGAAGAAGACACGCCGGTGCCGCGTGAGACGCTGCTTGAGGAAATCAAAGACGTCGATGGGTTATTTTGCATGATTACGGAAAAAATTGATGAAGAAGTCTTGCAAGCAGCGAAACAGTTAAAATTGGTCGCGAACATGGCGGTCGGGCATAACAATATCGATGTAGAAACAGCCACCGCCAACGGTATCACGGTTACGAACACGCCAGATGTCTTGACGGAAACGACTGCGGACCTTGCCTTCGCGCTTTTAATGGCTTCCGCGCGCCGCTTGGTAGAAACATCGGACACCCTCCGAAAAGGAGAATGGGGCGCTTGGTCGCCGATGCAATTTACTGGCCAGGACGTATTTGGCGCAACGCTTGGCATCGTCGGCCTCGGCAGAATCGGCGAAGCGGTCGTAAAGCGCGCGAAAGGCTTTGAGATGGATGTGCTTTACTACAGTCGGACGAGAAAAATAGACAAAGAGTCGCAACTTGACATTGCATACGCGGAACTGGACCGGCTACTCGAAAAGGCCGATTTCGTCATGCTCCTTTTACCCTATAGTTCAGAAAGCCACCACTTGATTGGAGAACGTGAACTTGCTTTAATGAAGGAGAATGCCATTTTAATTAACGCTTCCCGTGGCGGCATCGTTGATGAAAATGCGCTTTACGATGCTCTTGCCAATGGCGGAATTTGGGGCGCCGGGCTTGATGTTTATGAACAGGAACCTGTCCCGGCGGACCACCCGCTCCTAACGTTATCGAACGTGACGCCCGTCCCGCATATTGGCAGCGCCAGTGTAAAAACACGACGCGCGATGGCCGATTTAGCTGCGGATAACCTTATTCAAGTCCTCAATGGAAAAGAAGCAGTGACACCAGTCAATTTACCTAAATAG
- a CDS encoding ribose-phosphate diphosphokinase, which translates to MSYSLNDTFKIFSLSSNPTLTHEVVQQLGCELGKSSVKRFSDGEIQVSIEESVRGCEVYVVQSTSQPGNENMMELLIMLDALKRASAKKINVLIPYYGYARQDRKARSREPITAKLIANLLETAGATRVITMDLHAPQVQGFFDIPVDQLLGVPIVADYFKAKQLEDVVVVAPDNGGVIRARRMADEMNAPIAFIDKRRPRPNVSEVMNIVGEFEGKNAIIIDDLIDTAGTITSAANALIENGANAVYACCTHPVLSGPAISRIDGSPIKELVVTNTIELPEEKLIDKITTLSVAPLVADAIHRVHNEVSVSSLFE; encoded by the coding sequence ATGAGCTATTCGTTAAACGATACATTTAAAATTTTTTCATTAAGTTCGAACCCTACACTCACTCATGAGGTGGTCCAACAGCTTGGCTGCGAACTCGGAAAAAGTTCCGTCAAACGGTTCAGCGATGGGGAAATCCAGGTGAGCATTGAAGAAAGCGTCCGCGGGTGTGAGGTGTACGTCGTCCAATCGACGAGCCAACCGGGGAACGAGAACATGATGGAGCTATTGATCATGTTGGACGCTTTAAAGCGCGCCTCGGCAAAAAAGATCAATGTACTGATTCCTTATTATGGTTACGCGAGACAGGATCGAAAAGCGCGCTCCCGAGAACCGATTACCGCCAAGCTGATCGCCAATCTTCTGGAAACCGCCGGCGCGACCCGTGTGATTACGATGGACCTTCACGCACCTCAAGTCCAGGGATTTTTTGATATTCCCGTGGACCAGCTGTTAGGCGTGCCGATCGTTGCCGACTATTTCAAAGCAAAGCAATTGGAAGACGTAGTCGTGGTTGCTCCCGATAACGGCGGGGTCATCCGCGCGCGCAGAATGGCTGATGAAATGAACGCGCCCATCGCCTTCATCGATAAACGGCGCCCTCGCCCAAACGTATCTGAAGTCATGAACATCGTCGGTGAATTCGAAGGGAAAAACGCCATCATCATCGATGACCTTATCGATACCGCCGGCACGATCACATCTGCAGCCAATGCTTTGATTGAAAACGGGGCCAACGCCGTCTACGCTTGCTGCACGCATCCGGTTCTTTCCGGCCCCGCGATCAGCCGCATCGACGGCTCACCGATAAAAGAACTCGTCGTCACCAACACGATCGAGCTCCCCGAGGAAAAATTGATCGACAAGATCACAACTCTCTCCGTCGCACCGCTCGTGGCGGATGCGATACACCGCGTGCACAATGAGGTGTCGGTGAGTTCG